Part of the Anaerolineales bacterium genome, TCGCCAACGGGTTCGAAGAACGGATCCCACCCCAGGTGTCTGGCCAGCAACAGCACGAGCGTGGACTTGCCGACACCAATGTTGCCCGCCACAGCCACAAACCGCTTCATGTTGCATGCCTCCGTAGCCGATCAGACACCGTTGCGTCCCGCCCACGTTTCCAGCAGCTCTTCCACTCGATCCAGCACAGCCTCGAGCTGGTGGCAGCGCGCCGGCTGGGACAGCGGATCCAGGCCGCAGACGGCCAGGCTTGCTTCAAAGGCCGACAGGTGCCCGTCCTCTGCGCCCGGGGTGGGCAGAGCTCCCAGGGTGCGGGTCCAGGCGCGAAGCAGCGGCCAGGTCACGGCCTCGGGGCGGCCGGCTTCGAGCAGAGCCTGGAATCCCCCAAGCCAGTAGGCGCGTCGGGCCGGCTGCAGGCTTGGCGGCCGGTCACCGTCCAGCGCATCGAATGCCATCACCCAGCCCCTTATCCACTCAGGGAGCTGGTGATGAGCAGCCGACCCGCCGAGGAGTGAGGCGAGACTCTCGAGCAGGGCGGGTTGTTCCAGGGTGAGCAGGCGCCTCTCAAGCGTGAGCCACGCCCGGCGGCCGGCCGCCGGGGCCCCGGCCAGGCTGGCAGCGGCATTGGCCGCCTCCATCATCGCCCGCAAGAAGGGGGCACGCCAGGCGGGGGTGCTACGAGCGGCTTGCAGCCCGCGCTGCCCGGCCTCCAGGAAGGCCATCGCCCGGGCGTGCACATTGTCGGGGCGGAAGAACTGACCTCGAGCGCCGGCCTGGGCGACCTCGAACAGATGGGAAGGGTCATACAGGAACACCGGTTCGGCGATGGCCGGGCCCCACCAGGGATCGATCCGCAGCTCGCGCGGTTGGGCGTAGAAGGATGCAGGATGGTGAGCGATGTCGAGATGAATCTCCTCAGAAAGCGCCTTCACTTCCCGGGGTCGGGGCGGAGATCCGGAGTGGATCAAGACCAGGTCGATGTCGGCCGTACCGGAGACCAAGGGTTCGCCATGGGCCACCGAACCGGTGAGGTAGCCGGCAACGACATCGCCCTGCTCCGCCTGCAAGGCACACTCCCGCTTGGCCAGATCAATCAGCTTCTGCCGCGTGATGAGCACGCCGATCAACCTGCCGCAAATGGGAGTTCGGGCTGGAAGGGGGGAATCCCCAGGGCATCCCGGATTCGGTTGACGACATGCATCAGGTGTTCCGGGCGGTTGACGAAGTCTAGGGGAGTCGTGTCGAGAACCATAACCCGGTCATCCCTGCCGGCGGCGAAGTGGTGCTCATAAGCCTTGTTCAGGGCATCGATGTAGCCTCGGTCCATGTTGCGCTCGTAAGGGCGGTCGCGCCGGCCGATGCGCAGCATGGCGGTCGAGGTGTCCACCCGAAGGTACACCGTCAGGTCGGGCCGGATGATGCGCTCGGCGAGGGCTTCATGCACCTGGTTGTAGGTGTCGAGCTCATCGGCTTCCAGATTCAGGTGGGCGAACAAGCTGTCCTTGTCGAACGTGTAGTCGGCGATCAGGTTGCCGCGCGCCTGTAGGCGGGGGACTACTTCCCGCTGCTGTCGGTATCGGCTGAGGAGGAAGAAGATCTGGGTCTGGAAGGCATAGCGCTTCCGGTCGGCGTAGAAGTCGGAGAGAAAGGGGTTCTCCTCGAACACTTCCAGCAGCAGCTCGGCGTCGAAGCTCGGCTGAAGCAGCCGAGCGAGCGAAGTCTTGCCTACGCCGATGACGCCTTCAATCGCGATGAACATCGCAGGCTAAGTTCCTTGTGGATTGAGAACTGTTTCCGGGCGCGGCCACCCGTCGGGCCCGCAGGCTCACGAGTGTGTAGGATACTTGCGAAAGCGGGGCCATGCAACCGCGTGCTCGCCGACCGGCCGCCGGGTCCCTGGGCGCCAGCCCGCGTGCCGGCAAGCGGGTCAGGGCGAGATATTGTTGCGGAACTGCAGACAGTAGTGGTGGAAGGTGTTGCTCACCCAGGCGCTCCCCAGGCCGTAGGGGGCAAGCCGGATGTCGTCCTGGCACCAGATCCGCTCATCCTTCAGCGTATACGCCTGACTGAGGCGCGCCGCCAGGTCCCAGGCAAGAGGGTAGATCCGCCCGCCTTTCTTGACGTTCTTCACGATGATGGTCATGTACGCATTGTGCCGTAGCCGAGGCCTAAGGGCGAGGTAGATTGCGGACAGGCGATCGAGGAACTCGGGGTAGTCGTGGACATTCCCCAGGTCGGCCGGGGCGGTTGAATATGTGACATCCAGATCGGAGTCCCGCCGCCGCTGCTGCGTTTCAGCACCCCGCGCATGAAGCATGTCCCAATACGGTGGCGACGTCAACACATAGTCGATGACTGGAAGCTGAATGTGCTCGACATCCGCCGCATCCCTCTCGATCACGTCGGCCACCAGCCCTTCGGCGGCCTTCCCCAGGGAGGCCTTCTCGTCCTCCACGGCCTGACGTGACAGCGCGGCGTACTCCGGATTCAGTTCAATCCCGATGCCATGCCGGCCGGCGCGCAGGCAGGCCACCAGGGTCGATCCCGCGCCAACCATCGGATCAAGGACGATTTCGCCTGCATG contains:
- a CDS encoding deoxynucleoside kinase, yielding MFIAIEGVIGVGKTSLARLLQPSFDAELLLEVFEENPFLSDFYADRKRYAFQTQIFFLLSRYRQQREVVPRLQARGNLIADYTFDKDSLFAHLNLEADELDTYNQVHEALAERIIRPDLTVYLRVDTSTAMLRIGRRDRPYERNMDRGYIDALNKAYEHHFAAGRDDRVMVLDTTPLDFVNRPEHLMHVVNRIRDALGIPPFQPELPFAAG